A single region of the Montipora capricornis isolate CH-2021 chromosome 13, ASM3666992v2, whole genome shotgun sequence genome encodes:
- the LOC138030942 gene encoding uncharacterized protein gives MAATTRHFGSLREMCIFYLCYILLSGFSYKETTLSTGGISISFADSKTLTRVELPAIRGGHRKFDTRSKTSLAIRLMKTLQLAQYCFLAVLVLLAGDIGPNPGWNRPALSQQPGLKIAHLNIRSLPGHLDEFRILMKDNPFDIMCLTETWLNSSDTDDELLIDGYNLIRNDRKTAHRGGGSAIYYNSKLWARQRTDLSSDLNIEATWLEVTFPNRSKMLVCSTYCPDKDSYQDYKSNLEIMLERASEESIEQMCLGDLNQDLLPKRLSTDARDLVQLFTSYQFTQLIKTPTRITARSQTLLDHIYTTDKDKVRTSGVMQCSISDHSLIYLIRRSKKQRGPSKIIHFRNFKSYSSDNFQSDLQSVSWDDVNTSLTVDDAYESFITTLKKVSDRHAPLTTRRVRAATLPWLTSDIRDLMRTRDYHHKRAQKTKDPLDWSVYRDLRNKTTKLIRDSKRDYYSDVIDKTRKTRENCGKRLNQLSQIQRNRKVLDL, from the coding sequence ATGGCGGCGACTACACGCCATTTTGGTTCTCTGAGGGAAATGTGCATATTCTACCTCTGTTATATTCTTCTCAGCGGCTTTTCGTACAAAGAAACAACGTTAAGCACCGGAGGCATTTCGATTTCTTTCGCGGACTCGAAAACACTCACTCGTGTGGAATTACCGGCAATTCGAGGTGGCCACAGAAAGTTCGATACCAGAAGCAAGACTTCATTGGCGATACGACTGATGAAAACACTCCAACTTGCACAATACTGCTTTTTAGCAGTACTTGTTTTACTCGCTGGTGATATCGGACCTAATCCAGGTTGGAACCGACCGGCTTTAAGTCAGCAGCCGGGATTGAAAATTGCCCATCTCAATATTAGAAGCCTTCCTGGACATCTGGACgagtttcgtattctaatgAAAGACAACCCGTTCGACATCATGTGCCTAACAGAAACATGGCTAAACTCCTCTGACACAGACGATGAACTACTCATTGATGGCTATAATCTGATTCGTAATGATCGGAAAACCGCTCACAGGGGAGGTGGATCAGCGATTTATTATAACAGTAAGCTATGGGCCAGACAGAGGACAGATTTAAGCAGTGACCTTAACATCGAAGCAACCTGGCTTGAAGTCACTTTTCCAAACCGAAGCAAAATGCTTGTTTGTTCAACTTACTGTCCGGATAAGGACTCGTATCAAGATTATAAGTCCAACTTGGAAATAATGCTAGAGCGTGCGTCAGAAGAGAGTATCGAGCAGATGTGTCTAGGTGACCTAAACCAGGACTTATTACCAAAGAGATTATCTACAGATGCAAGAGACCTGGTCCAGTTGTTTACATCTTACCAGTTCACCCAGCTTATCAAAACCCCAACGCGCATTACTGCTCGCTCGCAAACATTGCTTGATCACATCTACACCACCGATAAAGATAAAGTTCGTACTTCTGGTGTCATGCAATGTTCTATCAGCGATCACTCTCTCATTTATTTAATCCGGCGGTCAAAAAAACAACGTGGCCCTTCCAAGATCATTCACTTCAGAAACTTCAAGAGTTATTCAAGCGATAACTTTCAATCTGACTTGCAAAGTGTCTCTTGGGATGATGTCAACACTTCTCTAACTGTTGATGATGCATACGAGTCTTTTATCACGACCTTAAAGAAAGTTAGTGATCGTCACGCACCTCTTACGACAAGGCGAGTCCGAGCAGCCACTCTACCGTGGTTAACAAGTGATATCAGAGATTTGATGCGCACGAGAGATTATCATCACAAAAGGGCGCAAAAAACAAAGGACCCCCTTGACTGGTCAGTCTACAGGGACTTgaggaacaaaacaacaaagcttATTCGTGACTCGAAGCGTGATTATTACTCAGATGTCATCGATAAAACAAGAAAGACTCGGGAAAACTGTGGAAAACGCTTAAATCAGCTAtctcaaatacaaagaaatcgAAAGGTGTTGGATCTCTAG